The region ATGCCAAAGCTCTGGAGCTTGCCGAAAAAATCAAAGTCCTGGTTTTAGATAAAACGGGAACTATCACTGAAGGTAAGCCACAGGTGACGGATGTGGTGGTAACTCAAGGCTCTCAAGAGGATTTACTTCGTTGGGCCGCAAGTCTTGAAATGGGTTCCTCACATCCCTTGGCTCAAGCTATTGTTGATGAAGCAAAAAAGCACGGTTCGTCATTACCTGCAGTGACGAATTTCCGATCCGTTGCGGGACAAGGGGTTGAGGGCGTGATTGAAGGGAGACAGATGCGCTTAGGTCGTCCGCATTGGGTGGCTCCGGAATATTCTTTAAATAAAGAAACCCTTGCCCTTCTCGAAGGGCAAGGGAAGACAGTAATGACCTTAGCCGATGATTCTCGCGTGCTTGGCTACATTGCTGTGGCAGATAAGATTCGAGAAACTTCGAAAAAGGCCATCGCCGAACTTCAGGAAAAAGGCATCCGCGTGATGATGCTCACTGGGGATAATGAAGGCACCGCGAAAGAAATCGCTGCTCAAGCGGGAATTAAAGAATTCAAGCACAGCGTGAAGCCTGCGGATAAGGCGAGTGTGATTGTTGCATTGAAGCGTCAGAAAAACCGTGTGGCCATGGTGGGTGATGGGATCAACGATGCTCCTGCCTTAGCAGTCGCAGATGTGAGTTTTTCGATGTCTTCAGGGACTGATATCGCCATTGAAACGGCCGATGTGACATTGATGAAAAACGATCTTCAGTCTGTGGTTCAAGCCATTGAGCTTTCCGAGATGACTTTAAAGAAAATTCGCCAGAACTTGTTCTTCGCCTTTTTCTATAATGTTCTAGGAATTCCGCTCGCAGCAATGGGTATGCTGAATCCGGTTATTGCCGGCGCGGCTATGGCAATGAGTTCGGTGTCCGTGGTAAGTAATTCATTACTTCTGAAAAGGAAGAGCTTAAGCTAAAACGATGACGCCCTCCTAAAGCGTTGACTTCAAAAGGCCGCGCTTTAGGATTAAGACATGACGCGTTTTTCAAGAATGAAGTTTTCGCAGAAGATCTTTTTAGCCATCTTTGGCACGGCTTCATTCTCGGCTCTGGTCTTATGTCTTTCGCTTTATGCGACCCTTTCCCGCTATCAATCCATTGATTTTGAAGACAGTTACGTCGATCATATGAATCTTTTTGGTAAAGCTTTAGGGAGGATTGAAGCGGCTCAAGCGCGTATTGCTCTGAATGCGGCTAAAGCTGTGGAGCTTCGTGATCAAGACGTTAAAGGAAAGTGGACGAATAAAGATCTTCGAGCTTTAGCTGATGAACTGGGTGTCAGCGAAGTGAACGTTTTCAATCAAGATGGCAAAGCCTTGGCTTATTCCCATGATTTGCCGGAGCCTTTATTTAAAGAATTCCCGGATTTGCTTTCGATCAGCTCACTTGTTTATCAAACCCATCTTTTGCGTGATTCTGACACTAAGGTTCGCCACCACACGATTCTGCGCACGAAAGATTTGAATCGGTATATTGAGGCGGCGCTTTATTTTGATGCAGTCACACTGCTTTTGAAGGAAATGGCCGAACACGATGTTGATAATCTTGTCATCGAGATGTTCGGGCCCGACAGTAAAAGTTTAGGGCGGATCCAAAAAGAAGACGCCGCCACCGAAGCGATGGACCTTTCAAAAGCTTTGAGTTTGCCAGACGGAGCTCACTGGGATCAAGGACGCCTGATTGTTTTGACTTCTTCGACCAATGCGAACCAAAAGACTTATCGTCTGGTTGCGGTGATATCAGATCGGTTCTTGCGACAAGGCTTGCAGAAGATACAAATGACCTTGGCAGTCGCCGCCCTTATTTTAATTCTGATTTCTTGGGCGTTGTCGCAAGCATTAACTAAAACTTTATTGGCTAAGGTAGAATCTATCCGTTCGCTGCTGTCGCGAATCACGCGGGACCAGGATTATTCAAAACGTGTGTCTATTGTTGAAAAGTCAAAAGATGAGTTAGATGAGTTGGGCGGAAATCTGAACCATATGTTACAGACTTTGCAAGCGCACCAGCTCCAACTTCTAGGGGCGGAGCGTGATAAGGCACGTGCGCAAATCGCGGCGCAAGTCGCTCACGATATTCGCAGTCCGCTGATGAGTATGAATATGGCGCTCAGCCAAATCGAGAGTCCGCAAAAAGAGTCGTTAGCGATCATCAAAAGTGCCGTCGCACGGGTGGCAGGTATCGTACAAAAGCTGTCTTCTTTGTCGGCCAAACCCGATGAGTCCGCTAAAACGGAAGAGCCGAAATTAACATTGATGGAGCCCTTGATCGCAACGGTGGTGAATGAACACCGCGTGCGTAAGGCTGATCATCAAACTTTGAAATTTACAGGGATGAGCGCGACTCCGCATCTTTGGAGTGTAGTTCAAGTGAACGAAATTCAAACCGCTCTTTCCAATATGATTAACAACTCTTTTGAAGCGGGAGCGACCGAAGTACATCTGACTCTTTCCGAGCAACCAAAAGCTTGGACATTGGAAGTGAAAGAC is a window of Bdellovibrio bacteriovorus DNA encoding:
- a CDS encoding sensor histidine kinase, encoding MTRFSRMKFSQKIFLAIFGTASFSALVLCLSLYATLSRYQSIDFEDSYVDHMNLFGKALGRIEAAQARIALNAAKAVELRDQDVKGKWTNKDLRALADELGVSEVNVFNQDGKALAYSHDLPEPLFKEFPDLLSISSLVYQTHLLRDSDTKVRHHTILRTKDLNRYIEAALYFDAVTLLLKEMAEHDVDNLVIEMFGPDSKSLGRIQKEDAATEAMDLSKALSLPDGAHWDQGRLIVLTSSTNANQKTYRLVAVISDRFLRQGLQKIQMTLAVAALILILISWALSQALTKTLLAKVESIRSLLSRITRDQDYSKRVSIVEKSKDELDELGGNLNHMLQTLQAHQLQLLGAERDKARAQIAAQVAHDIRSPLMSMNMALSQIESPQKESLAIIKSAVARVAGIVQKLSSLSAKPDESAKTEEPKLTLMEPLIATVVNEHRVRKADHQTLKFTGMSATPHLWSVVQVNEIQTALSNMINNSFEAGATEVHLTLSEQPKAWTLEVKDNGKGIPSAIIDKIFERSFTFGKTAGTGLGLFQAKAAIEWSGGTLELRSEEGKGTTFSICIPRERTPGWLPSSIELDADQTICFVDDDAQILESWKAKAQAASLRQAHFFESIEAFEKAFPLSEWPSTALLVIDQNLSETKKGLEVMSALAIGKRAYLCTTDFDEKWIQDQVRKINGFLIPKLLVTQFEIKVRGS